TAGTTGCAACTTATTAAATTAACAGCTTTATTTTTGGAAGTATTACCAATGCCCAAACACCAAGACCGCCCCAGTAAATCGCCACAAGCCAGGCAATTAGGTTGGACTTTAATTGTCACCTCAACAATACTGATTTTGTTTAGCTTGTTTTTACCTGCAACCTCGCCACAGTCTCAACCTTACAGCAAGTTTATCGACTTAGTTCGAGCCGATCGCGTCGAGCGAGTACAAATTGGTTCCAATCGCATCGAATACGTTCTCAAAACGCAAGCAGTTGGCAACAAAACAGAGCAAGTTTATACTACGGTACCAGTAGCCCAGGATACGGAGTTACCCAAAATTCTCCGTCAGCATCAGGTAGAATTTTCGGCTACTCCTGTAAATGGTGGTATTTGTCACTCTTTACGGGATGAGCGATCGCTTGGGACCTATTGCTTTTGAAAAAATCCAGCAGCAGTTTCTTGAAGGTATAACCAACCCTCGTCGTCAAGTTAGCCCTCACATTGCCGAAACCATCGATCGCGAAGTTAAATTAGTTATTGATGG
This region of Myxosarcina sp. GI1 genomic DNA includes:
- a CDS encoding ATP-dependent metallopeptidase FtsH/Yme1/Tma family protein is translated as MPKHQDRPSKSPQARQLGWTLIVTSTILILFSLFLPATSPQSQPYSKFIDLVRADRVERVQIGSNRIEYVLKTQAVGNKTEQVYTTVPVAQDTELPKILRQHQVEFSATPVNGGICHSLRDERSLGTYCF